The genomic window GGGTCCCGAGGAACGACCCGCCGCCCACGGCTTCGCGGGCCAGCTCGACCATGTGACCGCGGCGGCGCATGTTGATGGAGTCGACCTCCCGCAGGAAGGTCAGCGCCTGGTCCGCGCCCAGCTCGCCGGCGCGGGCCATGAAGGCGCGGATGTCCTTGGGCAGGCAGCCCCCGCCGAATCCGATGCCGGCCCGCAGGAACTTCTTCCCGATCCGCTCGTCGTGGCCGATGGCCTCGGCGAGCTTCACCACGTCACCGTCGGCGGCCTCGCAGACCTCTGCCATGGCGTTGATGAACGAGATCTTGGTCGCCAGGAAGGAGTTGGCCGAGGTCTTCACCAGCTCGGCGGTCGGGAAGTCCGTCACCACGAAGGGTGAGCCCTCCGCGACGGGAACCGCGTACACCTCGCGCAGCAGCTTCTCGGCCCGCTCGCTCTGCACACCGACGACGACCCGGTCCGGGTGCAGCGTGTCCTTGACGGCGAAGCCCTCGCGAAGGAACTCGGGGTTCCAGGCCAGCTCGGCGTCGGTGCCCACCGGGGCCAGTTCGGCCAGCCGTCCCGCCAGCCGGGCGGCGGAGCCCACCGGCACGGTGGACTTGCCGACGACCAGGGCGGGGCGGGTCAGCTGCGGGGCGAGCGATTCGAAGGCGCTGTCCACGTAGCTCATGTCGCAGGCGTACTCACCGTGCTTCTGCGGGGTGTTCACACAGACGAAGTGGACATCGCCGAAGGCGCCGATCTCCTCCCAGGAGGTGGTGAACCTCAGCCGTCCGGTCGAGCCCTCGATACCCGCGACGTGCTTCTGCAGGATCTCCTCGAGCCCCGGTTCGTACATCGGCACCCTGCCCGCCGAGAGCATCTCGATCTTCTCGGGGACGACGTCGAGCCCGAGGACTTCGAAGCCCAGTTCCGCCATGGCCGCGGCATGGGTGGCGCCGAGGTAGCCGGTGCCGATCACGGTGATCCTGAGGGCCATGGGTGCTCCTGAACGATGCGGACAGACGTGCGGACCGAGCATATCCGGGGCCCGTGCAGGGCCGTTCCGAGAGGGCCTCCCGGGTTGTCGGCAAGCTCACGTGTCCCGCCCGTATGCCTCCGCCGGGCAGGGCCACTAAAATCGGGTTACTTAACGGTAGTTAGCATCCTTGGGGAGTGAACGTCTTGGCGGGTTCGACCGACTTCGACCTGTACCGTCCGGCCGAGGAGCACGACATGCTCCGCGAGACGATCCGTTCGCTCGCCGAGGCGAAGATCGGCCCGTTCGCCGCCGAGGTGGACGAGGAGGGGCGCTTCCCCAGGGAGGCACTGGACGCCCTGGTCGCGTCCGACCTGCACGCGGTCCACGTCCCGGAGGAGTACGGCGGTGCGGGCGCCGACGCGCTCGCCACGGTCATCGTGATCGAGGAGGTCGCCCGCGTCTGCGCGTCCTCCTCCCTGATCCCGGCCGTGAACAAGCTGGGTTCGCTCCCGGTGATCCTCTCCGGCTCCGAGGCGCTCAAGAAGAAGTACCTCGGCCCGCTGGCGAAGGGGGACGCGATGTTCTCGTACGCCCTGTCCGAGCCGGACGCGGGCTCCGACGCCGCCGGCATGAAGACCAAGGCCGTGCGCGACGGCGACTTCTGGATCCTCAACGGCGTGAAGCGCTGGATCACCAACGCGGGTGAGTCCGAGTACTACACGGTGATGGCCGTCACCGACCCGACGAAGCGCTCCAAGGGCATCTCGGCGTTCGTCGTCGAGAAGTCCGACGAGGGCGTCTCCTTCGGCGCCCCGGAGAAGAAGCTCGGCATCAAGGGCTCCCCGACGCGCGAGGTCTACCTCGACAACGTCCGCATCCCCGCCGACCGCATGATCGGCGAGGAGGGCACCGGATTCGCCACCGCGATGAAGACCCTTGACCACACCCGCATCACGATCGCGGCGCAGGCCCTCGGCATCGCCCAGGGCGCCCTCGACTACGCCAAGGGCTACGTCCAGGAGCGCAAGCAGTTCGGCAAGCCGATCGCCGACTTCCAGGGCATCCAGTTCATGCTCGCCGACATGGCGATGAAGCTGGAGGCCGCACGCCAGCTCACCTACGCCGCGGCCGCCAAGTCCGAACGCCTCGACGGCGACCTGACCTTCTTCGGGGCCGCCGCCAAGTGCTTCGCCTCCGACGTCGCGATGGAGGTCACCACCGACGCCGTCCAGCTGCTCGGCGGCTACGGCTACACCCGCGACTACCCGGTCGAGCGCATGATGCGCGACGCCAAGATCACGCAAATTTATGAGGGCACGAATCAGGTTCAGCGGATCGTCATGGCAAGGAACCTTCCCTAGCGGAGTTTTTTTGCCGGAGAGGCACCCTCGGCTCTCTGCCTGTTGCGGCCCGATCGGGGCCGTTACTGGGCGTCAGGCGGGGAATCCTGGGCAAATGCAGGGCCGAAAATAGCCGCTGACCTGCACAAACAACACAGCCCCCGGCGCGACGCCGGGGGCTGTTGTCGTACGCGGATCAGGCGACCTCTGATGCCTCCGTCGGGTCGTCGGCTCCGGCGTCAACATCGTTGCGATGGCGGCCCGGCCGTGCCCAGCAGATTATCGCGCGGCTCACCGGGTCGCGGGTTTCCGCGACCCGGTGGCGACGGTCCCGGTGCGGGGCCGAGTCCGGTTCGGGGAAATGGGCGGGACGGGCGTCACGGGGAGATTGACAGGCGCTGCATGAAATGCCGGGCAGGGCCGGAATGTTCGCTTCGGGTGATCTCGGCGCACATCGGCAGGCGTGCCCGCGCCTGCGTACCGTGAACGGCGACGAGGCGGTGCTCGCAGTGCGGTGCGAGGGTCCGGATCGCTGTCAGCCGCTGCTCCACTTCTGATTGTCCGCACCGTTGCAGGACCACAGTTGGAGCTGGGTGCCATTGTCCTCCACCGCGTCCTTGACATCCACGCATGAGTCGGCCGGGATATTGACCAAATCGTGCGCGGAGTTGAGCCGGAACCGTTGTGCACCGCTGCCGTTGCAGTCAGCCAGTCGGATGGCCGCACCGTCGCTCTGTGAGCCGCCGGCCACTTCCATGCACATACCCATGGACCGAACGCTTCCGTCCGACTTGAGCTGCCAGGCCTGCTGGGCAGTCCCTCTGCAGTCCCAGATCTGCAGGGGGGTGCCGGGCGAAGTTCCGGCGTCGATGCAGCGGCCGGAGTCGTGGCTTCGGATCGCCATACCCACCACGGCCTCACCCGCAACGCTCTCACCCGGGGCTTTGACGGGCAGCGAGGCTGTCGACGCGGGATGCTTCGATGTCTCCTGATCCTTGGGATCGTTCTTCTTTCCGGACTTCTCCGGAGAGGGGCTACCGTCCTGCGAACTGCTTGTGGGCGACTGCTTCGGAGTGCTTCCGGCAGAGGGTGATGAGACGTTCGACGGGCTCGCTGTTCCCGCGTAGGCTCCGTCGCCCTCACCACTCAAGGCAGTGCTGTGGATCGGGGTGGAGTCCGCGCCCTGGTCGTCCTTCGCCCCGGGGACGAGGAAGGGTATGCAAGCGAGTATGCCGACCACAAGAATGGTGCCGGTCAGCAGCAGTCGCTTGCGGGGCCGCCGTGGGCGGGTGCCGAAGGCTGTGTCCTGCGCGTCGGTCGCCGCGGGCGTGCCGTCGTTCGGCGCGGTCGCCGCGCCCAGCGCGAAGGCTGTACCCGCCGCGAAGCCGTCCGCGTACGCGGAAACGGGTTCCACGGAGGTGCCACCGGGCTCCTCGGTGACAGTGACGGTGGGCTTGGCGCGCCCCGTCACCGACTCTCCCCCGGGGAGGGGCGTGGATGACGCGCTGGTGCCGGCAGCGGCCTCGGCGATTGCGGTCGTTCTTCTCGTCCGGCGAGGAAGCGGGGTTGCGTCGGCAGACCGCGCCGGCTGCGAATCGTCCGTTGCGGCCGTCGGGTCGTCAGAGGTGGCCGTCATGGGGTCCTTCCAGGATCAGAAGCGGCAGGAGAACCCGGCTGGTGAGCGATGACGCCGGCCGGGGACCGGAGAACACGGCCACCCTGCGGAACCAGAGGGTCAACGTGCTTGAGGGGACGGCCACACCAGCATTTCGGCCATCGTCCGCCATGTATCTTACGACCCGTTCGGCAGGCCGATCGAGCCGCTCGGCGTGGCCTGACCTGTGCGTGTGGCCCGGAAACGACGTTGTGAAACCAGCCGCTCCGCTCGGACCGACGCGCCGTCACATCAACGTGATGTGTGGTGGTGGATGAGATCAGGATAGATCCGGAGGCCGTGAAGTCGTGGAGCACCGGGCCGCGGGTGTTCCGCGACCCGGTGCCCGTGGTCACGCTCACCCTTGGTGTCGGTCGCGCGAAGGTGATTGTCCCGCGCTCAGCAGGGTGTGCACGGTGCGGCGGACGAGCCCGGCTGGGGCGTCGACCCCGACGACGAGTCGGGGGTGGCGGTGGTCGCTGCGGTAGGCCGCCAGACCAGGGCGTGGCGGGATGCGGGCCGGCGAGTTCGGGGCGGCGATCGGAACGGCCAGGACCTGGTCTACAAGGTGGAGGGAGGGCGGCGCATCCCCCGGCCGGAGTTCCGGGACCGGGCGGACGAAGTGCTGGGGGCGAGCGGGAAGCCGGCCATGCGCCACTCGGAGGGAGGCCCCCGGATGTTCCTGGTGGTGGGCTTGCTGAGCTTCTTCCTGCCCAGGCCGGTCAGTAGTGGTCGCGCGCCTGGATGATCTCCAGGCCGTCGGAGTCGGTGACGCGGTAGACCAGTCGGTGTTCATGCGTGATGCGGCGGGACCACCAGCCGGACAGGTTCCCTTTCAGCGGCTCGGGCTTGCCCCTTCCCTCGAAGGGGGTCCGTTTGATCTCCTTGATGAGGTCATTGACCCTGCGGAGCGTCTTGCGGTCGGTGTCGGCCCAGTGGGTGTAGTCCTCCCACCCGTCGTCCGAGAACGACGTCTTCACGCGTCCTCCGTGTCGATCAGGTCTCGCACGGTGCCGCGTCCGGCGTCCATCTGCTCGATGGAGCGCATGAGGCGGGCGGCGTTGCGGGGGGAGCGCATCAGGTACATCGTCTCCTCCCAGGCGTTGTAGTCCTCCTCGGACATGATTACGACGGTGCCCGCCTTCGATGTGACGCGCTCAGGCGCGTGGTCTTCGGTGACGCGGCGGATCAGGCCGAAGAAGTCTTTCCGTGCTTCGCTCGCGTTGATGGTCATGGGTTCCTCCCGCGCATGTCGCCAGCCCTCTCCAAGAGAGTACTCAAAACAGTACCACAAGTGTACGTTATTTGGTACGGTGAAGTTGGGTCATGCGTCTGCTTGAGCTGTTAAGAGTTGCTCTACCGGATCCAGCCAGCCGCCTGTTCTGGGCCTCGGACGCGCCGCCCGGAGCCGTGCGCGATCTGACCGCGGCCTCGAGCCGGGAAGGCAGAGAGGACAGGAAGGCCGGGCAGGCCGGGAACAGAAAGATCCGGACGGATAACCGCCCGGATCTTCTGGGCACCGCCGGTCAGTTGCCCTTGACCGTGACCTTCTCGTCGTTCTTCAGCTGCTCCACGAGCTGCTTGACCTTGGCCTTGTCCCACACCAGGTTGCCGCCCACGCTGCCCGAGATCGGCATGTTCATCGACGTGCCCTCGCCGCCCGTGACGCCCTTCATCGCGAAGAACATCTTGCCGAGCGACCAGAGCGACATGTCCTTGTCCACGACCAGGGTGTCCAGGCCCGCGCCCATCGTCGGGTACAGCTTGAACGGGTTGAGGATCGTGGACGGCGTCGCCGTCTGGGAGGCCAGGGCCGCGAGGAACTTCTGCTGGTTCTTCGTGCGGTCCAGGTCACTGCCCGCGAAGGCGTACCGGGTGCGGACGAAGGCGAGGGACTGCTCGCCGTTCAGCGTCTGCTTGCCGGCCTGGAAGTCGGCGCCGGAGTTCTTGTCCTTGAAGGCCTTGGGGATGTCCAGCTCGACGCCGTCGATCGCGTCCACGATCTTGGCGAAGCCGCCGAAGCCGATCTCGACGTAGTGGTCGATGCGCAGCCCGGTGTTGAACTCGACCGTGCGGACCAGCAGCTCCGGGCCGTCCTCCGCGTAGGCGGCGTTCAGCTTGACCTGGCGGCCGGTGCCCTTGAAGGTCTTACCGGACTCCGATCCCACGAAGCTGGGGATCTCGACGTTGGAGTCGCGGGGCAGGGAGATCAGCGTCGGCCCGTTGGAACCGTCGTGGAGGATCATCATCGAGTCGGTCCGCTTGCCCTCCGCGGAGCCGGTGTGGAGCTTCTTCTTGTCCTCGGCGGTCAGGCCCTCGCGGCTGTCGGAGCCCACGATCAGGTAGTTCGTGCCGTCGCCCTCGGAGGGGCGGTCGATGACCTTGGAGAGGTCGACGTCGCGCTTGAGCTTGCCGTCGGCCCAGAAGTACGTGCCGACGGAGACGGCGAGGACCACGACGACGAGCGTGAGCACGCCGACCTTGATGCGCCGGCCCCAGTTCGGGGCGGGGCGGGGCTGGACGTAACCACTGTCGCCGCCGTAGCCGCCACCGCCGCCGTGACCCCCGCCGTGGCCGCCGGCACCGTGACCGCCGCCGTAGACCTGGCCCGTGTTGTAGCCGCTGTCGTAGCCGGGGCCGTCGTCGTACCCCTGCCCCTGCTGCGGCGGGATGCGGGGCGGGGACTGCGGAGGCGCGGGGCGCCGCCGGACGTGCGGCATGGCGCGGGCGCCCTCGGGCTGCGGGCTGCCACTGCCCCGCCCGTAGCCATCGCCGGGTCCGCCGTTACGTCCTTCGGGCCAATCGTTCATGCGGACAAGTGTGCCGCCTCGACCTGTGGCTCTTACAGGGTGTACGTGGGATCGGGTCACGGCTGTTGCCAAGCTGATGCAATGCAACCGGGTGCAAGCCCCCGCATAAGGTGGACGGCATGACAGATCAGCCCCAGCCATCGGAGGGTGCGGTTCCGGCCAAGCCGACCGCGGCCTCCCGGACCACCCTCAGCCACATCATGACCGGCAGTGACACCAATCTCCTGGGCACGGTGCACGGTGGCGTGATCATGAAACTGGTCGACGACGCGGCCGGTGCGGTCGCCGGCCGGCACTCCGGGGGTCCGGCGGTGACGGCGTCCATGGACGAGATGGTGTTCCTGGAGCCGGTCCGGGTGGGTGACCTTGTTCATGTCCGCGCCCAGGTGAACTGGACGGGGCGCTCCTCCATGGAGGTCGGCGTCCGGGTCATGGCCGAGCGGTGGAACGAGTCCACCCCGGCCCAGCAGGTCGGCAGCGCGTACCTGGTGTTCGCCGCGGTCGACGAGGACGGCAAGCCGCGGCCGGTGCCTCCGGTGGTGCCGGAGACGGAGCGGGACAAACGGCGCTACCAGGAGGCGCAGATCCGGCGTACGCACCGTCTCGCCAGGAGGCGCGCGATCATGGAGCTGCGGGAGCAGCGCGCCGCCGAGGGCATCGACGACTGAGGACGCCCGCGTTCCGTCCTTCTCCTGGGACGGTCGTGTGCGGACGCCGAGGGCCCGGCGGCCGCCCGGCGCCGGACCCGCGCGGTGACCGGGGCACCCGGCACCGCGAGGGCCGACCTCAGGTGCTCCCGACGGGCAGGACCGTCACGGACAGGCCACTCGGCCGCCGGTCACGGACAGACCACCTGGTCGCCCGTGACCGTGCCGAACTCGCCTCGCTGGGGGTCCTCGGCCTTGACCCGGTGCACCTTCGTGAAGTCCGAACCGGCGATGACCTTCATGGTCCCGCCCTGCCCGTTCACCGCCCTCAGCTCGCATCCGGGCAGGGCGGTGGCCAGGGACTTGGCCGACCGGTCCCACCGCGGGTCGTAACTGACGATGGTCCGCGCCAGATCGCTGGTGCTGCCGCCCAGCGGTGCCCGGGTGGTGTTGAAGCCGGTGCCGCGCAGGGCCGCGTCGACGTCCTGGCCGAGCCCGTCCTTGCGCGTGCCGTTGTAGACCTGCACCCGGATCTGCTCCGGGGCGACATCGACGACCGTCGCCCTGGGCTGCTTCGGCAGCTGAGGCGCGAGCGGCCGGTCCTCACGCAGGGCCCGGAACAGCTTCTTCGACTTCTGCGCGTCCCACCTCACGGTGGAGCCGATGCCCTTGACCTGGTACCCCTTCTCCTGGAGGGGGACCGAGGCGAATTCGGACGAGGCCGGGGTGAAGCCGCGCATGGCCTTGCCGAGCTGCAGCATCTGTTCCGTCCCGAAGCCCTTGTCGGCGCGTACCGATTCGAGCATCGACGAGGCGACCTGCTGGAATTTCACCGGGTTCATCAGCACACCGCTGCTGGTCGTCTGCTTGATCAGCGCGGCCATGAACTTCTGCTGGCGCTGCATCCGGCCCAGGTCGGCGGCGCCGTCCAGGTGCCGGGAGCGCACGTACTGCAGCGCCCGGCCGCCGTCCAGACGGTGGGTGCCGGCGGTCAGGTCCAGCCCGGTGTACGCGTCCTTGAGGGGCTTGGCGGTGCAGACCTCCACGCCGCCCAGGGTGTCGACGGTCTTCATGAAGCTGGTGAAGTCGACCTCCAGGTAGTGGTCGATCTTGACCCCGGTCATCTCCTCGACCGTCCGCACGGTGAGGTGCGGCCCGCCCTCGGCGTAGGCCGCGTTGAGCTTCACCGGGTGTGCCGAGTGCTGCTTGCCGGTGGTCCCGTCGGTGTGCGCGGGGAGCTCGGCGTAGCTGTCGCGCGGGAGGCTGACGACGCTGGCGCGCTGTTTGTCGGCCGAGAGGTGGACGAGCATGAGGGTGTCGGTGCAGTGGCAGGGCGCGCCGCCCAGCCTGTACTTCTTCCTCTCCGCCTTGGTGATCTTGTCGCGGCCGTCGGTTCCGACGAGCAGCAGGTTCAGCCCGTGTCCGCCCTGCGGCCGGTTCTTCATGTCCTTGAAGGGGTCGACCCGGTCGATCCCGGTCTCCAGACCGCTCACCACGGCATGGCCGATACCACCGGCGCCGAGCACCAGCACCGACAGCCCGGTGACGACCCGCATGCCCCACCGGGGCGCGGACTTCCGCCCGTCGCGCTTGCGCCCGCGGCTGCCCGCCTCGGGCTGCCGGGCCGGCCGGCGCTGAGGCGGAGCGGTGCGGGGGTGCGGTGGACGGGGCGATCGGTGCGGCGTGGGCACGAGGGACACCTCCGCGGTGCGAGTGGGACTTTCGCACGGTAGGCCCATACGATCTGCAGACCGGTAGCAGACCCGGCGGCGCGCGCCGCAGTCCCCCGTTCGCGGTAACGTGGCGGCCGAATCACGCCGGCTCCAGGGGTGCGAAACCTCCGGAAGCCCTGGCACCCCCGAGGACCCCCCGAGGACCACATGCCTGCCGCGCAGCACCCCGCCGTCTCCGTGATCATGCCGGTACTCAACGAGGAACGCCATCTCAGGAACTCGGTCCGGCACATCCTGGAGCAGGAGTACGCCGGTGAGATGGAGGTCGTGATCGCCCTCGGCCCCTCGACCGACCGTACGGACGAGATCGCTGCCGAGCTGGTCCGTGAGGACCCCCGGGTCCACACGGTGCCCAACCCCACCGGCCGTACGCCCGCCGCGCTCAACGCCGCCATCAAGGCATCGAGTCACCCGATCGTGGTGCGCGTGGACGGCCACGGCATGCTCTCGCCGAACTACATCGCGACCGCGGTCAGGCTCCTGGAGGAGACCGGCGCGCAGAACGTCGGCGGCATCATGCACGCCGAGGGCGAGAACGCCTGGGAGGAGGCCGTCGCCGCCGCGATGACCTCGAAGATCGGCGTCGGCAACGCCGCCTTCCACACCGGCGGGAACGCCGGCCCGGCCGAGACGGTCTACCTGGGGGTCTTCCGCCGCGAGGCGCTCGAGCGGGCGGACGGATACAACGTCGAGTTCATCCGCGCCCAGGACTGGGAGCTGAACTTCCGGATCCGTGAGGCGGGCGGTGTCATCTGGTTCTCGCCGGAGCTGAAGGTGCAGTACCGCCCGCGCCCCAGCGTCCGGGCGCTCGCCAAGCAGTACAAGGACTACGGCCGCTGGCGCCACGTCGTCGCCCGCTACCACTCCGGCTCGATCAACCTGCGCTACCTGGCCCCGCCGACGGCCGTGTGCGCCATAGCCGTGGGCATCGTCGCCGGTGCCGCCGTCACCCCGTGGGCCTTCGTGGTCCCGGCCGGATACGCCGCGGCGATCGTCGCCGGATCGCTCCCCGCCGGCAAGGGCCTCTCGCTGAAGGCGCGGGCCCAGATTCCCGTGGCCCTCGCGACCATGCACATGTCGTGGGGGTACGGCTTCCTGACCAGCCCGCGCTCCCTCGCGAGGAAGGTCATCGCCAGCCGCCGCCCGGCGGTCAGCGAGCAGACGGCCTGACGGTCGTACGCGCAGGGGAAGGGGCCCCGCCGTCCGGCGGGTCCCCTTCCCCTGGGTGCGTCAGAAGGTGAAGTCCGGATTCACCTTCATGCACTGCTCCTCCATGCCGTTCAGCGGGTTCGCCGACTCGGGAGTCTTCTCGTCCTCCGCCTTGGCCGGGTACGCCCCGTCCTCGCGCCAGTCGGCGCCGACCGCCAGGACGATGCCCGACACGTCGGTCGACCTCTTGACCTGCGACACCGGGATCCCGAGTGCCTTGGCGACGGCCTGTGCATCACCCTCCAGGTCCGCGCTCGGGTAGAGGACGCCCGTCCTGGCCGCGCCCTCGACGCCCTGCGGATCGACCGAAGCCCTGGTGAAGCCCGAGTCCTTCAGCAGGCCCTTGACCGTGCCCGCACGGCCCTGAGCCGGGCCGAGGCTGTCCGTGCCGGTCGCGTTGCGCACGCTGACCGCGATGTCGGCGGGCGCGTCCGCCGGGTCCTTCGTGACCGGCGTCTTGCGCTTGGACGCCTTGCCGTCCAGAGGGATGTCCTCACGGACCATCCGGAAGACCTGCTCGGCCTCCTCCGGCTTCGGGAAGACCCGGCCGCTCAGGTTTCCCGTGCCGTAGACGTTCGGCATGGTCGTCATGGTGATGCGGTCGGTCGGCGCCTTCTGGAGTTCACCGGCCAGGTCGTAGAGCTTCTTGACGCTGTCGAGCCCGTTGTCGACCGTCAGTGCGGTGGTGGCCGCCTCGGCGAGACCCGTCAGTTTCCCGGGATCGGTGAGCTTGGTGCCCTTGCGCAGCTCACGCACCATCGAGTTCAGGTACTGGTGCTGGGCCTTGGTCCGGCCGAGGTCCGTGTTGTCCTCGAAGCCGTACCGCGTGCGCAGCCACTGGAGGGCCTGTTTGCCCTTGACGGAGGTGGTCCCCTCCTTGAGCTTCAGGCCGGACCCCTTGCCGTCGCGTGTGTGCGAGTAGACGTTGGCGTTCACACAGACCGGGACACCCCCCACCGCGTCCGCCATCGAGACCACACCGGAGAAGTCGATCATCATGAAGTGGTCGATGGTGATGCCGGTGAGCTCGTACCAGGCGGCCACGGTGCACCCGGGGCCGCCGCGCTCCAGGCTCTCGTTCGTCTGGACGGGGACCGTGCTGGCGGGGAAGACCTTGCCGGAGTCGGGGTCCGTGCACCTGGGCATCTTCAGCATGGTGTCGCGCGGCATGCTGACGACCGAGATGTTGCTGCGGTCGGCGGAGAGGTGCAGCAGCATCTGCACGTCCGCGAGGGCGGGACCGCCGAAGTTCTCCTTGGCCCCGCCGAGCTTCTGGTTGGCCTCGGTGTCCCGGGCGTCGGAGCCGATGAGCAGGACGTTCAGAGGTGTCTGACCTGCGGCGTTGGCCTTGTGATCGGCCATCTTCTTGTCGCCGAGCGTCAGGTCCTCCTTCTTGATGTTGCCGTTGAGGTGTCTGTAATACAGATAACCGGCGCCGCCGGTGCCGAGTATCAGCAGGGCGAGGACGGACGCCACCCAGCGCAGTACGCGCCGCTTGCCCCCTTTGGCCGCCCGCCGTGAACGGCGGTTCGGCCCGCCGGAGCTCCGCCCGCCCGCCGACGCGGCCGACCGCCCCGATCTGCCGTGCCCCCCGTGGCCCTCCGCCTCGCTCGCGGCGGGGCCGTCGTGCCGTCCGCGAGGACGCGTTTCTCTCCCGCGCGTGCTGTTCCGTCCCACCAGGACCCCCCTGCTGCTCAGACTTCCCTGTGGCGCGACGACCCGTCGTCACTTCGCGCATACCGCCTTGTCGGCGCTTGCCTTCTGAATGTCCTCCGGTGCCTTTCGCGGACCGGTGAGGGGCACTCCGGCGCCCTCGTAGTCCGCGCCCAGGGTCAGCACCATCGCCTGAGTCCCTCCGGTGCCGGGCTTCCCCTGCTTCAGCGCGGTGGCGGGCAGGCCCATGATGTCCGCGAGCGCGCGGGCCTGGTCCGCCTGTTCCGGCACGTACGCCAGCGTGGTCCTGTCGCTCTTCGCCGGGGCGTTCGACCCGTTCGTGGCGTCGGGCACGCCCTGTTCGTCCTGCAGCCAGCGGACGGTCGCGCCCGCCGCGCCGGTGAGGTCACCGCCGTTCTGGACATCGACGTCGATGTCGGCGGGCTTCGCCCTGCTGCCGGCGAGGACCGCTTCCCGCTTGGTCCTGGCCGCCCTCTCCTGGGCCTTCACCTCGGTGAGGGAGGTGTCGGAGCGCATCAGGCCGAAGAGCTGCGGGGCCTTCTGCTGGTCGACGACCACCGTGACGGGCGTCGGCTCGGCCGGGTTGTCCACCACCGGCAGCGTCGCGAAGGTGATGTTCTTCGTGTCGATCCTGCCGAGCTCCCTGGCGAGCGAGGTCAGCTTCTTGATCGACCCGATTCCGGAGTCGACGGTGAGCGCCTTGGTCGCGGCGTCGGCCAGCTTGAAGAGCTTGCGCGGGTCGGTCAGCGTGTCGTCGGACTTCATCCTGCGGATCATCGAGCCGATGAACTGCTGCTGGATCTTGATCCGGTCGAGGTCGCTCTGGTTGCCGAAACTGTGGCGGGTGCGGACGAAGGCCAGCGCCTGCTCGCCCTCGACGGTG from Streptomyces sp. NBC_01341 includes these protein-coding regions:
- a CDS encoding RICIN domain-containing protein; protein product: MTGRAKPTVTVTEEPGGTSVEPVSAYADGFAAGTAFALGAATAPNDGTPAATDAQDTAFGTRPRRPRKRLLLTGTILVVGILACIPFLVPGAKDDQGADSTPIHSTALSGEGDGAYAGTASPSNVSSPSAGSTPKQSPTSSSQDGSPSPEKSGKKNDPKDQETSKHPASTASLPVKAPGESVAGEAVVGMAIRSHDSGRCIDAGTSPGTPLQIWDCRGTAQQAWQLKSDGSVRSMGMCMEVAGGSQSDGAAIRLADCNGSGAQRFRLNSAHDLVNIPADSCVDVKDAVEDNGTQLQLWSCNGADNQKWSSG
- a CDS encoding acyl-CoA thioesterase, which gives rise to MTDQPQPSEGAVPAKPTAASRTTLSHIMTGSDTNLLGTVHGGVIMKLVDDAAGAVAGRHSGGPAVTASMDEMVFLEPVRVGDLVHVRAQVNWTGRSSMEVGVRVMAERWNESTPAQQVGSAYLVFAAVDEDGKPRPVPPVVPETERDKRRYQEAQIRRTHRLARRRAIMELREQRAAEGIDD
- a CDS encoding Txe/YoeB family addiction module toxin; this encodes MKTSFSDDGWEDYTHWADTDRKTLRRVNDLIKEIKRTPFEGRGKPEPLKGNLSGWWSRRITHEHRLVYRVTDSDGLEIIQARDHY
- a CDS encoding LCP family protein is translated as MGLPCESPTRTAEVSLVPTPHRSPRPPHPRTAPPQRRPARQPEAGSRGRKRDGRKSAPRWGMRVVTGLSVLVLGAGGIGHAVVSGLETGIDRVDPFKDMKNRPQGGHGLNLLLVGTDGRDKITKAERKKYRLGGAPCHCTDTLMLVHLSADKQRASVVSLPRDSYAELPAHTDGTTGKQHSAHPVKLNAAYAEGGPHLTVRTVEEMTGVKIDHYLEVDFTSFMKTVDTLGGVEVCTAKPLKDAYTGLDLTAGTHRLDGGRALQYVRSRHLDGAADLGRMQRQQKFMAALIKQTTSSGVLMNPVKFQQVASSMLESVRADKGFGTEQMLQLGKAMRGFTPASSEFASVPLQEKGYQVKGIGSTVRWDAQKSKKLFRALREDRPLAPQLPKQPRATVVDVAPEQIRVQVYNGTRKDGLGQDVDAALRGTGFNTTRAPLGGSTSDLARTIVSYDPRWDRSAKSLATALPGCELRAVNGQGGTMKVIAGSDFTKVHRVKAEDPQRGEFGTVTGDQVVCP
- a CDS encoding acyl-CoA dehydrogenase, with translation MAGSTDFDLYRPAEEHDMLRETIRSLAEAKIGPFAAEVDEEGRFPREALDALVASDLHAVHVPEEYGGAGADALATVIVIEEVARVCASSSLIPAVNKLGSLPVILSGSEALKKKYLGPLAKGDAMFSYALSEPDAGSDAAGMKTKAVRDGDFWILNGVKRWITNAGESEYYTVMAVTDPTKRSKGISAFVVEKSDEGVSFGAPEKKLGIKGSPTREVYLDNVRIPADRMIGEEGTGFATAMKTLDHTRITIAAQALGIAQGALDYAKGYVQERKQFGKPIADFQGIQFMLADMAMKLEAARQLTYAAAAKSERLDGDLTFFGAAAKCFASDVAMEVTTDAVQLLGGYGYTRDYPVERMMRDAKITQIYEGTNQVQRIVMARNLP
- a CDS encoding UDP-glucose dehydrogenase family protein; this translates as MALRITVIGTGYLGATHAAAMAELGFEVLGLDVVPEKIEMLSAGRVPMYEPGLEEILQKHVAGIEGSTGRLRFTTSWEEIGAFGDVHFVCVNTPQKHGEYACDMSYVDSAFESLAPQLTRPALVVGKSTVPVGSAARLAGRLAELAPVGTDAELAWNPEFLREGFAVKDTLHPDRVVVGVQSERAEKLLREVYAVPVAEGSPFVVTDFPTAELVKTSANSFLATKISFINAMAEVCEAADGDVVKLAEAIGHDERIGKKFLRAGIGFGGGCLPKDIRAFMARAGELGADQALTFLREVDSINMRRRGHMVELAREAVGGGSFLGTRVAVLGATFKPDSDDVRDSPALNVAGQIHLQGGQVTVFDPKGMDNARRLFPTLGYADTALDAVRGADVVLHLTEWREFRELDAVALGEAAGRRIILDGRNALDPSVWRDAGWTYRAMGRPKA
- a CDS encoding type II toxin-antitoxin system Phd/YefM family antitoxin gives rise to the protein MTINASEARKDFFGLIRRVTEDHAPERVTSKAGTVVIMSEEDYNAWEETMYLMRSPRNAARLMRSIEQMDAGRGTVRDLIDTEDA
- a CDS encoding LCP family protein, with protein sequence MNDWPEGRNGGPGDGYGRGSGSPQPEGARAMPHVRRRPAPPQSPPRIPPQQGQGYDDGPGYDSGYNTGQVYGGGHGAGGHGGGHGGGGGYGGDSGYVQPRPAPNWGRRIKVGVLTLVVVVLAVSVGTYFWADGKLKRDVDLSKVIDRPSEGDGTNYLIVGSDSREGLTAEDKKKLHTGSAEGKRTDSMMILHDGSNGPTLISLPRDSNVEIPSFVGSESGKTFKGTGRQVKLNAAYAEDGPELLVRTVEFNTGLRIDHYVEIGFGGFAKIVDAIDGVELDIPKAFKDKNSGADFQAGKQTLNGEQSLAFVRTRYAFAGSDLDRTKNQQKFLAALASQTATPSTILNPFKLYPTMGAGLDTLVVDKDMSLWSLGKMFFAMKGVTGGEGTSMNMPISGSVGGNLVWDKAKVKQLVEQLKNDEKVTVKGN